The proteins below are encoded in one region of Scomber japonicus isolate fScoJap1 chromosome 2, fScoJap1.pri, whole genome shotgun sequence:
- the LOC128381184 gene encoding 4-hydroxy-2-oxoglutarate aldolase, mitochondrial-like: MFDPRAVGGVCALANVLGVEVCELERLCVSGRWDDARVLQQRLIEPNAAVTRKLGVPALKQAMEWFGYHGGACRSPLQPLSEAETQQLKRDFTSNGWL, translated from the exons atgtttgaccctc gtgcgGTGGGCGGAGTGTGTGCGCTGGCCAACGTCCTGGGCGTGGAGGTGTGTGAGTTGGAGCGTCTGTGTGTATCCGGTCGCTGGGACGACGCCAGAGTCCTGCAGCAGCGCCTGATCGAGCCCAACGCCGCC GTGACCAGGAAGTTGGGAGTTCCGGCCCTGAAGCAGGCGATGGAGTGGTTCGGTTACCACGGCGGCGCCTGTCGATCACCTCTGCAGCCGCTCAGCGAGGCCGAGACTCAGCAGCTGAAGCGGGACTTCACGTCTAACGGCTGGCtgtga